A region of Gossypium raimondii isolate GPD5lz unplaced genomic scaffold, ASM2569854v1 Contig00295, whole genome shotgun sequence DNA encodes the following proteins:
- the LOC128038556 gene encoding NAD(P)H-quinone oxidoreductase subunit J, chloroplastic-like, with the protein MRNIYLRKMTNKKEKCGRDKKMQGRLSVWLVKHRLVHRSLGFDYQGIETLQIKPEDWHSIAVILYVYGYNYLRSQCAYDVAPGGLLASVYHLTRIEYGVDQPEEVCIKYLLKGNPRIPSVFWVWKSSDFQERESYDMLGISYENHPRLKRILMPESWIGWPLRKDYIAPNFYEIQDAH; encoded by the coding sequence ATGCGAAATATTTATCTtagaaaaatgacaaataaaaaagaaaagtgcGGGAGAGATAAAAAGATGCAGGGTCGTTTGTCTGTTTGGCTAGTCAAACACCGGCTAGTTCATAGATCTTTGGGCTTCGATTACCAAGGAATAGAGACTTTACAAATAAAGCCTGAGGATTGGCATTCCATTGctgttattttatatgtatatggttACAATTATCTACGTTCCCAATGTGCCTATGATGTAGCACCAGGCGGACTGTTAGCCAGTGTGTATCATCTTACGAGAATAGAGTATGGTGTAGATCAACCGGAAGAGGTATGTATAAAGTATTTGCTCAAGGGTAACCCTAGAATTCCGTCTGTTTTCTGGGTTTGGAAAAGTTCGGATTTTCAAGAACGAGAATCTTATGACATGTTAGGAATCTCTTATGAAAATCATCCACGGCTGAAACGTATCTTAATGCCCGAAAGTTGGATAGGGTGGCCTTTACGTAAGGATTACATTGCCcccaatttttatgaaatacaagACGCTCATTGA